The uncultured Methanomethylovorans sp. genome contains a region encoding:
- a CDS encoding pyruvate kinase alpha/beta domain-containing protein, whose amino-acid sequence MEKPIIYLESTGKENTQMVIDAAIKRAQELDIKQIVVASTTGYTALEMAKAAKGKNLKIICVSYQYGVKGDGKWEMDLDTLKELQNMGVEVVVQSHLFSGIERAISNKLGGASRVDVISNTLRSLFGQGFKVVAEITMMAADSGKIPVSPETEVVAIGGTGHGADVAVVIKPSHSQKFFDAQIREIIAMPRIRQ is encoded by the coding sequence ATGGAAAAACCGATAATATATCTGGAGAGTACAGGCAAAGAGAACACACAAATGGTTATTGATGCGGCCATCAAAAGAGCTCAAGAGCTGGACATCAAGCAAATAGTAGTGGCAAGTACTACAGGATACACAGCATTGGAGATGGCAAAAGCTGCTAAAGGAAAAAATCTGAAGATCATTTGTGTGAGCTACCAGTATGGAGTCAAAGGAGATGGAAAATGGGAGATGGACCTTGATACCTTGAAAGAATTGCAAAATATGGGCGTGGAAGTTGTTGTCCAGTCTCATCTGTTTTCAGGAATAGAAAGAGCTATCTCTAATAAATTAGGTGGAGCCAGCAGAGTAGATGTAATATCTAACACGTTACGCTCTTTGTTCGGCCAGGGATTCAAAGTGGTTGCGGAGATTACAATGATGGCAGCTGATTCTGGAAAGATACCAGTATCCCCTGAAACCGAGGTTGTTGCAATTGGAGGTACTGGTCACGGTGCAGATGTAGCAGTTGTGATCAAGCCATCACATTCACAGAAGTTCTTCGATGCACAAATAAGAGAGATCATTGCAATGCCAAGAATAAGGCAATAG
- a CDS encoding F420-dependent methylenetetrahydromethanopterin dehydrogenase yields the protein MAKIGIVKLGNLGMSQVIDLVQDEIAAREGISIRVLGTGPKMGKDEAAATSDIKKMEADFYIIISPNSSAPGPTAAREHFKDVPCIIVSDGPTKKEDREALQQAGFGYIIMTVDPLIGAKTEFLDPVEMASFNSDAMKVLSTCGVVRLIQEELDKVAAQVDAGEPIQLPHILAKPEICIERAHFNNPYAKAKGLAALHMADMVAKINFPACFMMKELEQVALTTAAGHEMMRAAAQLAIEAREIEKANDTVFRQPHSKKGGKLFQKTKLYEKPQ from the coding sequence ATGGCCAAGATTGGAATCGTTAAACTAGGTAATTTAGGTATGAGCCAGGTCATTGATCTGGTACAGGATGAGATTGCAGCAAGAGAAGGTATCAGTATACGTGTTTTGGGTACCGGTCCCAAAATGGGCAAAGACGAAGCTGCCGCAACATCAGATATCAAGAAAATGGAAGCTGATTTTTATATTATAATCAGTCCAAACTCCAGCGCTCCAGGTCCAACTGCAGCACGTGAACACTTTAAAGATGTGCCATGTATCATTGTTTCCGATGGACCTACCAAGAAAGAGGATCGTGAAGCTCTACAGCAGGCAGGTTTCGGTTACATTATTATGACTGTCGACCCACTCATTGGTGCAAAGACAGAGTTCCTTGATCCTGTAGAAATGGCATCCTTCAACTCTGATGCAATGAAAGTCCTCTCTACATGTGGTGTAGTAAGGCTCATTCAGGAAGAGCTGGATAAGGTCGCAGCCCAGGTAGATGCAGGCGAGCCAATACAGTTGCCGCACATTCTTGCAAAGCCAGAGATATGTATCGAGAGAGCTCACTTCAACAACCCTTATGCAAAAGCAAAAGGTCTTGCAGCTCTCCACATGGCTGACATGGTTGCAAAGATCAACTTCCCTGCATGCTTCATGATGAAGGAACTCGAACAGGTAGCTCTTACAACTGCAGCAGGTCACGAAATGATGAGGGCAGCAGCCCAGCTTGCAATCGAAGCACGTGAGATCGAGAAAGCCAATGATACTGTTTTCAGGCAGCCTCATTCAAAGAAGGGAGGCAAGCTGTTCCAGAAAACAAAGCTTTATGAGAAACCCCAGTGA
- the serB gene encoding phosphoserine phosphatase SerB — protein MNYISGLSEKNNDSTKLIVFDMDSTLIDAETIDELAKAAGVGQEVSAITERAMKGEIDFSQALTERVKLLKGLALEDATTALDKMPLMPGAKELINFVKSVGYTTAMVSGGFTLSSERVGKLLGIDHIVSNELIVEDGIITGEVVGSLTAQNSKELVLEEIAAQHGIAPEDCIVVGDGANDICIFKRARYAIAFNSKPVLRQHADIVIIEKNLKAVIPVIESFDLDQRCVSCIRNA, from the coding sequence GTGAATTATATAAGTGGTCTTTCTGAGAAAAATAACGATAGTACGAAATTGATAGTATTTGATATGGACAGTACGCTAATCGATGCTGAAACGATCGATGAGCTTGCTAAGGCAGCAGGAGTAGGGCAAGAGGTATCAGCAATAACAGAAAGGGCTATGAAAGGAGAGATAGATTTCTCTCAAGCACTTACCGAGAGAGTAAAACTTCTGAAAGGATTAGCTTTAGAAGATGCAACTACCGCCTTGGATAAGATGCCTCTTATGCCTGGTGCTAAAGAACTGATCAATTTTGTGAAATCTGTAGGATATACTACTGCAATGGTATCTGGAGGATTCACACTATCGTCGGAAAGGGTGGGAAAACTACTTGGAATAGATCACATAGTATCTAATGAACTGATAGTAGAGGATGGAATCATCACTGGTGAAGTGGTGGGATCCCTTACTGCACAGAACTCAAAGGAACTGGTGCTTGAAGAAATTGCAGCTCAGCACGGGATCGCACCTGAAGATTGCATAGTTGTAGGTGACGGAGCAAATGATATATGTATCTTCAAAAGAGCAAGATATGCCATAGCATTCAATTCAAAGCCCGTATTACGACAACATGCAGATATTGTGATTATAGAGAAGAACCTCAAAGCTGTGATTCCAGTAATCGAGTCTTTCGACCTGGATCAGCGGTGTGTATCGTGCATTAGAAATGCATGA
- a CDS encoding coiled-coil protein, with the protein MLKELNEKKTELKRLSEEYKTQRNELNAEASKLAAKRNELNKKTKDLINEAQNHKNLRDENNVKVKEHKDSRDEINNRANEIYAQIDTIRGENNLTGPSIKDIRKDIDRLEFAQQTEVLSTSKERELVNKITELRKIYNAKKQQLESNQELKELLTKAQEIRDEASNEHTLLSEYAQKAQEYHDLMIATFKEADKIRAESDAAHKEFVKFQESADEKHKKFIAAQKEIRDIDKEVRKLKKGETDGRREVSKADMRKDAEDIFDKFKAGEKLTTENLMALQRSGLL; encoded by the coding sequence ATGTTGAAAGAACTGAACGAAAAGAAGACAGAGCTGAAAAGACTGTCCGAGGAATACAAGACACAGCGCAACGAACTCAATGCCGAGGCAAGCAAGCTTGCTGCAAAGCGTAATGAGCTCAACAAGAAGACTAAAGACCTTATCAACGAGGCTCAGAATCATAAGAACCTTCGCGATGAGAACAATGTGAAGGTTAAAGAGCACAAAGACTCCAGGGATGAGATCAACAATCGGGCCAATGAGATATATGCCCAGATAGATACCATACGTGGAGAGAACAATCTTACAGGACCATCAATTAAAGATATCCGTAAAGATATCGATCGCCTGGAATTTGCACAGCAGACAGAAGTTCTCAGCACAAGTAAGGAAAGAGAACTTGTAAACAAGATCACAGAGCTGCGCAAGATATACAATGCTAAAAAGCAGCAGCTTGAAAGCAACCAGGAATTAAAGGAACTGCTCACAAAGGCACAGGAAATCAGAGACGAAGCTTCAAATGAACACACACTGCTTTCCGAATACGCGCAAAAAGCACAGGAATATCATGACCTTATGATAGCTACCTTTAAGGAAGCTGACAAGATACGTGCCGAATCCGATGCTGCACATAAGGAATTTGTAAAGTTCCAGGAAAGTGCAGATGAGAAACACAAAAAGTTCATAGCTGCCCAGAAGGAGATAAGGGACATTGATAAAGAAGTCCGCAAGCTCAAGAAGGGAGAAACTGACGGAAGAAGGGAAGTATCCAAGGCCGATATGCGCAAGGATGCCGAAGATATCTTTGATAAGTTCAAAGCCGGAGAGAAACTCACCACAGAGAACCTCATGGCACTTCAGAGATCTGGATTGTTATAA
- a CDS encoding radical SAM protein: MTANKYYFYRNPLFKVYATIQNGLVKMDTEGLVSPVFKTLVKDLMQMFDGTKPSKVGSDRLIYSTWMPPIPSKPFDRLVSSQLGNIRGKYIPEQLTISITEDCPNKCLHCALPDTSNRAKLEPNVVRSIIDQAQDLGTTLIIFDGGEPLLYAGLEGLISYVDQQRTIPGLFTSGVGLTKERAQSLKEAGLYMLSVSLDSANEEGHDIMRGRAGVFKDAMSAIRNGIEAGLLVNMYVVISPRNIHELDDFYKLARETGVHEISFFEIVPTGRWLERTNEVLSAEDRIKFDDFVLRANNIDGPRIFPIPHIVGKMGCFAGRKWLHITPEGNVWPCSCLPLSYGNIHDDTLRSIWKNITNDSTFTGGKCLMRNSEFRRIRLDLNN; encoded by the coding sequence GTGACTGCGAATAAATACTACTTTTATAGGAATCCCCTTTTCAAGGTCTATGCAACAATTCAAAATGGCCTTGTGAAGATGGATACTGAAGGTTTAGTATCACCTGTATTTAAAACGCTTGTAAAAGACCTTATGCAGATGTTCGATGGTACAAAGCCTTCAAAAGTGGGATCTGACAGACTCATTTATTCCACCTGGATGCCTCCTATACCCAGTAAGCCCTTTGATCGGCTTGTATCCAGTCAGTTAGGAAATATAAGGGGTAAATACATACCCGAACAATTGACAATTTCTATTACCGAGGATTGTCCTAATAAATGCCTTCATTGTGCGTTGCCCGATACAAGCAATCGTGCAAAATTGGAACCAAATGTTGTGAGGTCTATCATCGATCAAGCGCAGGATCTAGGTACGACCTTAATTATATTCGATGGAGGAGAGCCCCTGCTTTATGCAGGCTTAGAAGGACTGATTTCTTATGTAGATCAGCAGCGTACTATCCCTGGTCTGTTCACTTCGGGTGTGGGTCTTACTAAGGAGCGTGCACAAAGTCTTAAAGAGGCTGGTCTGTACATGCTTAGTGTAAGCCTGGACAGTGCTAATGAAGAAGGGCATGATATCATGCGTGGTCGTGCAGGTGTATTCAAGGATGCTATGTCTGCAATACGCAATGGAATAGAGGCTGGTCTGCTTGTGAACATGTATGTGGTCATTTCTCCCAGGAACATACATGAACTGGATGATTTCTATAAACTTGCTCGTGAAACAGGCGTGCATGAAATCTCCTTCTTTGAGATCGTTCCAACTGGCAGATGGCTTGAGCGTACGAACGAAGTGCTTTCGGCAGAAGACCGGATAAAATTCGATGATTTTGTGCTCCGTGCAAATAATATCGATGGTCCACGGATTTTCCCTATACCTCATATAGTGGGGAAAATGGGTTGTTTTGCTGGGAGAAAATGGCTTCATATAACTCCCGAAGGTAATGTTTGGCCCTGCTCTTGTCTACCTCTAAGCTATGGAAATATCCACGATGACACTCTAAGATCTATATGGAAAAATATCACTAACGATTCCACTTTTACAGGTGGTAAATGCTTAATGCGTAATTCCGAATTCAGACGTATCCGTCTGGATCTAAATAATTAA
- a CDS encoding NAD(P)/FAD-dependent oxidoreductase, whose amino-acid sequence MDADIIVIGASPAGLMAARNAALKGVNVILIERKEVIGNPTHPANTFFKGMFDRAGETVDPGYVIKNLKGAHIVAPSGAEVVVRSPAYFLDRKKFDEYYAQQVSKAGVDVRTGIEALNVIRSEGVFSLSTNEGILKSKLVIISDGINSRIAGLLGMKPIKYPRDIAWSMEAEVEAPGLGEPDMFEYYVGNHAPGWKSTYSPCRGDRATLGVYVRRHGTDVSSFFDAWVERFKKIKGLNDISFISKSVGGDPIAAIPREIVAEGVMVTGGSAAQSGIGYAMHAGQMCGDVAADAIAKGNVSTTFLSQYRTRWNEEYRNEYYLGRIALETLRKMTDKEIDAMMQVFEGEDLSFIQGNPMAKAMRTGMFMLKKKPSSLLAYRAALRRK is encoded by the coding sequence ATGGATGCAGATATTATAGTAATTGGTGCTTCTCCGGCAGGTCTTATGGCTGCTCGTAATGCTGCCTTAAAGGGTGTAAATGTTATTCTTATTGAAAGAAAAGAGGTAATTGGCAATCCCACTCATCCTGCCAACACTTTTTTTAAAGGAATGTTCGATAGGGCTGGCGAGACTGTTGATCCGGGGTATGTGATAAAAAATCTCAAAGGTGCGCACATTGTAGCTCCTTCAGGTGCTGAAGTTGTTGTACGGAGCCCTGCATATTTTCTGGACCGTAAGAAATTCGATGAATATTATGCACAACAGGTATCTAAGGCAGGTGTTGATGTCCGCACAGGTATAGAAGCTCTAAATGTGATCCGCAGTGAAGGTGTTTTTTCCTTAAGTACCAATGAAGGGATATTGAAGTCTAAATTGGTCATTATTTCTGATGGTATCAACTCCAGAATTGCAGGGCTTTTGGGTATGAAACCCATTAAATATCCTCGTGATATAGCATGGTCTATGGAGGCAGAGGTAGAGGCACCAGGTCTGGGGGAGCCAGATATGTTCGAATACTATGTCGGTAACCATGCACCTGGATGGAAATCAACTTATTCTCCTTGTCGTGGCGATCGTGCAACTCTAGGTGTTTATGTACGCAGGCATGGAACAGACGTTTCATCTTTCTTTGATGCCTGGGTGGAGCGTTTCAAGAAAATAAAAGGCTTAAATGACATCTCATTTATCAGTAAATCAGTTGGGGGCGATCCTATTGCTGCTATACCTAGAGAAATAGTCGCTGAAGGTGTTATGGTCACAGGAGGTTCTGCTGCCCAGTCTGGTATAGGATATGCTATGCATGCTGGTCAGATGTGTGGTGATGTGGCAGCAGATGCTATTGCAAAGGGCAACGTTTCTACAACTTTTTTGTCACAGTATAGGACACGTTGGAACGAGGAATACAGGAATGAATACTATCTCGGTCGTATTGCACTTGAGACACTACGCAAAATGACCGACAAGGAAATAGATGCCATGATGCAGGTATTTGAGGGTGAAGACCTTTCTTTCATTCAAGGTAATCCTATGGCTAAGGCAATGCGTACAGGCATGTTCATGCTCAAGAAAAAGCCATCTTCCCTGCTTGCCTACAGGGCTGCATTAAGGAGGAAGTAA
- a CDS encoding UbiA family prenyltransferase, translating into MVSISDSKTTHPFIELLRPEIAEMDLALPAASALLASYLATGSLPSILSFIIAVIGGYAAITSSYVYNDCCDVDIDSINLPNRPLPSAQLSKQKALNYAVFLAIVASTAALILNPESFVVLIAAVAIISIYSSLAKRSTFLSFVPVGISYGLVPVGIWLAFDPAGILKQPDYGSILPLPAVFLGFMMCFTDWGFTLSGVARDVEGDRARGAPTFPVTFGVPVTAKFVTFMWVVGVIASIAIGITAHLGPVYFTGAILAGLWMLSQSFNFIKNPTPERGGRLFLQGSRYRVIMFGSLIVDVLLMVLSISYASILW; encoded by the coding sequence TTGGTTTCAATCTCAGATTCAAAGACCACTCATCCATTCATTGAATTACTAAGGCCAGAAATAGCAGAGATGGATCTTGCCCTACCCGCAGCCAGTGCATTGCTTGCTTCATATCTGGCAACAGGTTCTTTACCCTCTATTTTATCATTCATTATAGCAGTAATTGGGGGGTATGCAGCCATCACAAGCTCATATGTATATAATGACTGTTGTGACGTGGACATTGATAGTATTAATCTCCCTAACAGACCTCTGCCGTCTGCACAGCTCAGTAAACAAAAAGCCCTCAATTATGCTGTTTTCCTCGCAATAGTAGCGTCAACAGCTGCATTAATTCTCAATCCAGAATCTTTTGTTGTACTTATTGCAGCAGTTGCAATCATCAGTATATATTCAAGTTTAGCCAAAAGATCTACTTTCTTAAGCTTCGTTCCTGTGGGGATATCTTATGGACTTGTGCCCGTTGGTATATGGCTGGCCTTCGATCCTGCAGGAATACTCAAACAACCTGATTACGGTTCCATTTTACCTCTTCCAGCTGTCTTTTTGGGTTTTATGATGTGTTTTACTGACTGGGGATTTACACTTTCCGGTGTTGCAAGGGATGTAGAAGGAGACCGAGCACGTGGCGCCCCTACCTTTCCTGTAACATTTGGCGTACCGGTTACTGCCAAATTTGTTACTTTCATGTGGGTCGTAGGAGTTATTGCTTCTATTGCAATAGGCATCACTGCCCACCTTGGGCCAGTATATTTTACAGGTGCTATTCTTGCGGGTCTATGGATGTTGTCACAATCATTTAATTTTATTAAAAACCCAACTCCTGAGAGGGGAGGTCGCCTCTTCCTACAGGGTTCGCGCTACAGGGTTATAATGTTCGGTTCGCTCATAGTCGATGTACTTCTCATGGTACTATCAATCAGCTACGCTTCTATATTATGGTAA
- the tgtA gene encoding tRNA guanosine(15) transglycosylase TgtA, which translates to MTSRFEILHKDAAGRIGKLTTAHGVVETPTVMPVINPNIQTIKPSEMRDFGAQMLITNSYIIYRKEELREKALKDGLHSLLGFDGPIMTDSGSFQLSVYGEVEVTNEQIVEFQQKIGSDVGVPLDIPTPPNVTREQAESELNITIQRLKAARELVKGDMLLAGPVQGSSYPDLREQCARTLSEVGFDVYPFGAVVPLMETYRYADLVDVIISAKKGLDPSAPVHLFGAGHPMMFALAVSLGCDLFDSAAYALYAKDRRYITTTGTYHVDQLQYLPCSCPICVSHTAEQLKKASNCQDLLARHNLYVTFQEMRHVKQSIKEGNLLELVELRCRAHPRLLSALKQMYKHADWLEQHDPASKSTFFYCGPESSKRPEVLRFSHKLGRFSLKGNVLIRATPTRIDADFDHVLIFRPPFGAFPQELAEIYPFNTESVHIPDYESLEEAYTNVLKLIGLNPDAKFTFMMAGRFEHPMVEKLKQVAIII; encoded by the coding sequence ATGACATCCAGATTCGAGATCCTTCATAAGGATGCTGCAGGGCGCATCGGTAAACTAACCACTGCTCATGGTGTAGTGGAAACCCCTACCGTCATGCCTGTTATCAATCCCAATATTCAGACCATCAAGCCCTCAGAAATGCGAGATTTCGGGGCTCAAATGCTCATCACTAATTCTTATATTATCTATCGCAAAGAGGAACTGCGCGAGAAGGCACTTAAGGATGGTTTGCACTCCCTACTGGGTTTTGATGGCCCTATTATGACTGATTCTGGATCATTCCAATTATCCGTTTACGGTGAGGTGGAGGTAACAAATGAACAGATCGTGGAGTTCCAGCAGAAAATTGGTTCTGATGTAGGCGTTCCTCTAGATATTCCTACTCCTCCTAATGTTACAAGAGAACAGGCAGAGTCTGAGCTAAATATCACAATTCAACGCCTTAAAGCTGCCAGAGAGCTGGTCAAAGGTGATATGTTACTAGCAGGGCCAGTTCAGGGTTCAAGTTATCCTGATCTGCGTGAGCAATGTGCACGTACTCTCTCAGAAGTGGGTTTTGATGTCTATCCATTTGGTGCGGTAGTGCCTCTCATGGAAACATACCGCTATGCAGACCTTGTCGATGTCATTATTTCTGCCAAGAAAGGATTAGATCCTTCTGCCCCTGTTCATCTGTTCGGAGCAGGCCATCCTATGATGTTTGCTCTTGCAGTATCTCTTGGATGCGATCTATTTGATTCTGCAGCCTATGCTCTTTATGCAAAGGATAGGAGGTACATAACTACCACAGGCACATATCATGTAGATCAACTTCAGTATCTTCCGTGTTCATGCCCTATATGCGTATCACATACAGCAGAACAACTCAAAAAAGCATCCAACTGTCAGGACCTTCTGGCTCGTCATAATCTCTATGTAACGTTTCAAGAAATGCGCCATGTAAAGCAATCCATAAAAGAAGGTAACTTACTGGAACTTGTAGAACTAAGATGCCGTGCGCATCCCCGGTTACTTTCAGCTCTGAAACAGATGTATAAGCACGCCGATTGGCTGGAGCAACACGATCCAGCATCAAAGTCTACTTTCTTCTACTGCGGTCCAGAATCCTCTAAACGACCTGAAGTTTTGCGTTTCTCTCATAAGTTGGGACGTTTTTCACTAAAAGGCAATGTCCTGATCAGGGCCACACCTACACGCATAGACGCAGACTTTGATCATGTTCTTATATTCAGGCCACCCTTTGGTGCATTTCCACAGGAGCTAGCTGAAATTTATCCCTTCAATACCGAATCAGTTCACATTCCGGATTATGAATCCCTTGAAGAAGCCTATACTAATGTCCTTAAACTTATAGGACTCAATCCCGATGCAAAGTTTACTTTTATGATGGCAGGAAGATTTGAGCATCCCATGGTAGAGAAATTGAAACAGGTAGCTATTATTATCTAA